The Elaeis guineensis isolate ETL-2024a chromosome 3, EG11, whole genome shotgun sequence region aaaaatttaatttaacttcatttaatttttttcatctctcTTGTGAGATAAACGAGATAtcaaatcatctataaagataaCCAATATCTCATAATTTAAAGCCTTGAAAGCTTGCAAAATTCTGATAAAATAGTTTAATAAATATATACGCTTACAGGCCAAGGATCCACAATCGGCGGTCATGTCAGCATGTGGTCGCTGATTCCGCCGGTTAATTAAACTGCTCTTGCGACTTCCCCGCATAACCGTTGAGCCCCAACTCCCACctttcccctctttctctctccagtCACCATCCCCCAATCTGTCTCCGTTTCTCTACGGCTGTTGCTAGCTGTCCCCCTCTTCCCTCGGATGTGATCCCTTCCTCTCCCTCCTATACCTCCCTCCCTTCGCCCCGTTAACGGAAAGCATCCAATCCACCACGCTCCCGAAAACGAGAACAGATTGGAGGTCAGAGAAACGGAAAGGGAGGTAAGATGCCAATTTCTAGAGAAATGTGGCAGTTTTGGCCTCGCACTCCAACTGCCTGTCTCCCATTTTCCTGGTACGGCAGTCTGGCCGTTACGCGATTCACCGTTTTTTTCGATCTAGCATTGGTCCTCTGAGTTGCTCGGATCCGGCTGTATAATTCCAAGAATCCGAGAAATGGCCCAATTGCCTCCCAAGATCCCTAACCTATCCACCGAGTGGCCCAATTTTGGCTACCAGAAGTCCCCCTCCATGGGCACATTCTTCCCGGCCGCGGCGCCCTCTCCCGCCGCCCAGCCCTCCTGGGTGGACGAGTTCCTGGACTTCTCGGCCGCCAAGCGCGGCGCCCACCGCAGGTCGGTTAGCGATTCGGTCACCTTCCTCGAGGCCCCGGCCGACAGTGACAGCATGGTCCATGAGTTCGACCGCCTCGATGACGGCCAGCTCCTATCCATGTTCGCGGATGACGCGCTCCATTtgtcggcggcggcggcggcaccCGTCTCGTCGTCGAACACGTCGACGCCGTCCGATCGCAATAGCAACAGCGACGAGAAGACGGGGGAGCTGCAGCAGCGGAATGAGGCAGAGGAGGCGCAAAGTACGTGCAAGGTGGAGCCTCAGGCCACACCGGCAGCCACGCCTCAGCCTGCAATTGATCCCAAGAGGGTCAAAAGGTGAGCCCCAGATCATTCAAATCACAACAATGCAGTATAAATAACTGTTTCTGACGTTAAATTCACCTCGAAGATATCTTAATTATATTCGGGTTCGATCAGGATCCTGGCGAACAGGCAATCGGCTCAGAGATCCCGAGTTAGGAAGCTGCAGTATATCTCCGAGCTCGAACGCAGTGTAACAACATTGCAGGTACCTCGAGCTTTAAACTTCGTTCGGGTGTTCAAAATTAAGGTCTGGTTCGCTGGTTGGCTGTGAATTATTTGCGACTGATCTTTTTTCTGCTGCTAAAATGAAGACCGAGGTATCGGCATTGTCACCACAAGTCGCATTCCTTGATCGTCAGCGCTCCCTTCTCACCGTGGGTAACAGCCATCTTAAGCAGCGGATTGCTGCCCTCGTGCAGGATAAGATCTTTAAGGATGGTAGGTGCTTAATAATTCTATAGATGATTAAATTAAGCTTTACTTTTTTTTTCGGAATGAGTGCTTGAATCGAAACAAGGTCAAGATTTTGTTTGTATGGTATAAACTACTACTGTTACAATATTGTACGAGGGCTCACATAACTATGCTAGGTATCTCGATATAAACTGAGGGGCAAAGGAATAATGAGTGGAGTATATTCACCAGCATAGTGAAAAATTAGCTCTCTTGTCGGAATAATTTGAGATGAACGTGTTTATGGGTTTTCTATGTCTGAtgggggccaaaaaaaaaaattgcagctCATCAAGAGGCATTGAAGAAGGAGCTAGAGAGGCTGAGGCAAGTCCACCACCAGCAGAGCCTCGATAAGATGGGTGCTCCCACCTCCGACCCCGCCGTTCCCGCTGATAACAAGCTCCTTAGGTCGGACGGAGCCACCGGCGGTGCCCACACACGTGACACTTCCCCTTAGAAGCCCTCGTGAACTGACGAACTGTAGGTCCCAGTCTTCCATGGCAGATGGCACCAACGGTGGACGATGAGCAGCCATTTGTTTGTTTGGGGTTGGGGTGATTGTTTACCGAGTTCGGAGGCTGTGATCATCAATGGTGATGGTGGCGGTGATGGATGTTGTGCTGTTTGTGTAATtatattgtatttattttttatttttaatttatttcgtaATTGGGGTGGAGGTGGTGGGGAACCACTGAAGCGGGACGCGGGGACCACCATCATGGGGCATTGGATGGAGATCAAGGAAACGGTAGGAGAGCTCATCCTCTCAAGAGGATTGGGGTTGTATCTTTTGTGCCAAAGAAGGGTTGATCTTCTTTTGCCATCTTAGATGTTGGATTGCATTTTGCACAGTTTCTCATGTGTGCTACAGTTTCATGATTTATGCCGTGGAATTGGAACATCTTTATGTTGTTTTAAAAATTATGCAAAATGCTATCGGCTAAGTTCACTAAAGAAGATCAATTATTCTTGGGTATGAAAAATACAACTTGAAACCTTTTAAGATATTTTTGTGCTATGCACAATTTATACATATTTCAAAGATCTTTACTTGAAAAAATTATCAATCTGAACTTCAATAACAGTCATATAAATATCTATCAGTTGTAGTATCTATACATATTTCATATTAATATTTGTCAATATTTGATTCGAGATTCaatctatttttaaaaatttgatcacaTTACCGAATTATATAACATTTTATGTTTTAACATGAATCAAATAAAACTTTTGCTTTCAAATGTTAACAAATTTTGATTTACAATTCATGCTTCATTCCAATGATTTTATGTTCTATTAGAATGGGAGGTGACTCGGCTATTTCATTCCATttctatgagaaaataaaatcagaatgagattgaaattttAAAACTCATTCATAtagtaagagaagaagaaagagaaaagaaaggaaagatgaagaaagaaaaaagtgaaagaaaagaagaagagaaagatgaaagaaaggctgaaagaagaagaaaaagaaaaaaaataaagaaaataatccgaacaaaaagaaaaaaaaggaaaaaaagaaagaagtgtaaaaaaaaataaaaaaaagaagaaattgaaaaaagaaagaaagaaaggaatggAGAAAAACAGAAAATATCTATCGAAATATATAATTGGGGCCGTTGCTCGGATTGTACAGGATAATAGAGCAccctttttcataaaaaaatcaagacATCTTCAATCCACGGGATCTAAAATTTTGCTTCATTCAATCCTCTCTAGTCCATCTAATAATCACGGTCATCCGCATGTTATGCAACAGTTATGATTGAATGGGCCCTACAAGTTGTAGCCTTTTCATTTATGTCCATCATGCAATGTATGGACTGTTACGATTGAGAGGTTGAAACTCGCTAGTTTAATCTGGAACTAGGGAGGATCTTGACTCATTAAAATGGTGATAAAAGAGGATTGAGTGAAATGCATGTTGTAGTGCTCAAGATGAAAGATTTTAGGAACTCTCTCTAGatgcattttaat contains the following coding sequences:
- the LOC105040646 gene encoding basic leucine zipper 34 → MAQLPPKIPNLSTEWPNFGYQKSPSMGTFFPAAAPSPAAQPSWVDEFLDFSAAKRGAHRRSVSDSVTFLEAPADSDSMVHEFDRLDDGQLLSMFADDALHLSAAAAAPVSSSNTSTPSDRNSNSDEKTGELQQRNEAEEAQSTCKVEPQATPAATPQPAIDPKRVKRILANRQSAQRSRVRKLQYISELERSVTTLQTEVSALSPQVAFLDRQRSLLTVGNSHLKQRIAALVQDKIFKDAHQEALKKELERLRQVHHQQSLDKMGAPTSDPAVPADNKLLRSDGATGGAHTRDTSP